A genomic window from Silene latifolia isolate original U9 population chromosome Y, ASM4854445v1, whole genome shotgun sequence includes:
- the LOC141627771 gene encoding uncharacterized protein LOC141627771 codes for MIVVVNGEWLSLFGHGIGVTSGNLGQHPPVQWHREVWDNWCIPKHSIISSIIQHAALNTRDKLHRLMICDSNLCIICENGIEAHQHLFTECQYVKCIVVQLEEWLSMSLTGGHQRRTKLQHRVGRMSQAAVYYTIWMERNSCRLEMKLRTPDVMVKELKGMIRARLTLLIPRPVGRLDRTWLKHMDLVC; via the exons ATGATTGTTGTCGTCAATGGTGAATGGTTGTCATTATTTGGGCATGGTATTGGTGTGACCTCTGGTAACTTG GGCCAACACCCTCCTGTACAGTGGCATAGAGAGGTGTGGGATAATTGGTGTATTCCTAAACACTCAATTATCAGCTCGATTATACAACATGCTGCTCTGAATACAAGGGATAAGCTGCATAGGTTGATGATCTGTGACAGTAATCTGTGCATCATTTGTGAGAATGGAATTGAGGCTCATCAGCACTTATTTACTGAATGTCAATATGTAAAGTGCATTGTGGTGCAGTTGGAGGAATGGTTGAGCATGTCTCTGACTGGTGGACATCAGAGGAGGACTAAATTGCAACATAGAGTGGGTAGAATGAGTCAAGCTGCTGTTTACTATACAATTTGGATGGAGAGAAATAGCTGCAGATTGGAGATGAAACTTAGAACACCTGATGTTATGGTGAAAGAACTCAAGGGGATGATACGGGCTAGGCTGACTTTGCTTATTCCTAGGCCTGTAGGAAGGTTAGATAGGACCTGGTTAAAGCATATGGACCTTGTTTGTTAA